The following are from one region of the Denitrobacterium detoxificans genome:
- a CDS encoding YhgE/Pip domain-containing protein: MKNVWRLFVGDLKRVFSNVVTVIIVLGLVFLPSIFSWYNILACWDVFGNTGNLKVAIANSDEGYESDLVPLEINIGDRVVSTLRANDQLEWQFVSEDEAIEGVESGEYYAAIVIPSSFSRDMMTFYSEDSSHAEIVYYTNEKKNAIAPKVTGQGADQVAYQVNEAFTQTLSDTALSIASALYEYAQDSDANGRIGELADHIQTMGDTMSRTSSLLSSYAGLVGSAESLVSSSSQLLDDAQNAVSDVESDAQGADAAFDSLSSALSTSTSALETALANTAQGYDELSASLDTVFSDANTLVSDRVSQLRSEASDERAHISSLENLKSSLETLEGQVDEQYKPYIQAAIASVDNTIAADTALADTLDAAADEIESGTGDAQDKYAQAKELVDQAKASISELQTNYSTEVKPVLDDLASNVSSLADSLAVNAATLSSAADDLQGDAGSISEKLSSVRDDLNSAAQDMTASADRLTQLSSELKEALASGDTGKLAALLSTDPSTLAEALSAPVQLDRHAIFPAENFGSQMAPLYTTLAVWIGSLLLTVAIRVLVSKDAQRELVDPKPRQLFLGRFGIFALASLAQTTVMALGNMFFLGVQVNEPLLYLLCFWFGGLVFTFLLYSFVVSFANLGKAMGVLLLIVQVTAGNGSYPLQVLPDAFQAVSPYLPATHMIAAMRAAMMGVYQNDFWVQLGQLALFLVPAALLGLVLRKPLARFLGWYVRKTEDSGLVQ, from the coding sequence ATGAAGAACGTATGGCGCCTGTTCGTAGGCGATCTGAAGCGCGTCTTCAGTAACGTGGTCACCGTGATCATCGTGTTGGGCTTGGTGTTTCTGCCCTCCATCTTCAGCTGGTACAACATCCTGGCGTGCTGGGACGTGTTTGGCAATACGGGCAACTTGAAGGTGGCCATTGCCAACAGCGACGAGGGGTACGAAAGCGACCTCGTTCCGCTCGAGATCAACATCGGCGACCGTGTCGTTTCCACGCTTCGCGCAAACGACCAGCTGGAATGGCAGTTCGTTAGCGAGGACGAGGCTATCGAGGGCGTTGAATCGGGCGAGTACTATGCCGCCATCGTCATTCCCTCCAGCTTCAGCCGCGATATGATGACCTTCTATTCGGAAGACTCCTCGCATGCGGAAATCGTTTATTACACGAACGAGAAGAAGAACGCCATTGCCCCCAAGGTAACGGGGCAGGGTGCCGATCAGGTTGCCTATCAGGTGAACGAGGCCTTCACGCAGACACTTTCCGACACGGCGCTTTCCATCGCCTCGGCGTTGTACGAATATGCGCAGGACAGCGATGCCAACGGACGCATTGGCGAACTTGCCGACCATATTCAGACCATGGGCGACACCATGTCGCGTACGTCGAGCCTGCTTTCCTCGTATGCGGGCCTGGTTGGCTCGGCCGAATCGCTCGTTTCCAGCTCGTCGCAGCTGCTCGACGACGCCCAGAACGCCGTTTCCGACGTCGAAAGCGATGCCCAGGGGGCAGACGCCGCGTTCGACAGCCTGTCTTCTGCGCTATCTACGTCTACGTCGGCGCTGGAAACCGCGCTGGCCAATACCGCCCAGGGGTATGACGAACTATCCGCTTCGCTCGATACCGTCTTCAGCGATGCCAATACGCTCGTTTCCGATCGCGTGAGCCAGCTCCGTAGCGAGGCGAGTGACGAACGGGCGCATATCAGTAGCCTCGAGAATTTGAAATCGTCCCTCGAGACGCTGGAGGGCCAGGTGGACGAGCAGTACAAGCCGTACATTCAGGCTGCCATAGCATCGGTGGACAACACCATCGCGGCCGATACCGCGCTTGCCGATACGCTCGATGCCGCTGCCGACGAGATCGAGAGCGGTACGGGTGATGCACAGGACAAGTATGCCCAGGCGAAGGAGTTGGTCGACCAGGCGAAGGCGAGCATTTCCGAGCTGCAGACGAATTACAGCACCGAGGTAAAGCCCGTGCTCGACGATCTGGCGAGCAACGTCTCCTCCTTGGCCGATTCGCTTGCCGTGAATGCCGCAACGCTTTCATCTGCCGCCGACGACCTGCAGGGTGACGCTGGGTCCATTTCCGAGAAGCTCTCTTCCGTGCGTGACGACCTCAATTCCGCCGCGCAGGACATGACGGCATCCGCCGATCGCCTGACCCAGCTTTCGTCCGAGCTGAAGGAGGCGCTCGCTTCGGGCGACACGGGCAAGCTTGCCGCATTGCTTTCAACCGATCCGAGTACGCTCGCCGAGGCGCTTTCCGCGCCCGTGCAGCTTGATAGGCATGCCATTTTCCCCGCTGAAAACTTCGGATCGCAGATGGCGCCCCTCTATACGACGCTTGCGGTGTGGATTGGCTCGCTTTTGCTTACCGTGGCCATTCGCGTTCTCGTTTCCAAAGATGCCCAGCGCGAACTCGTCGACCCCAAGCCGCGTCAGCTCTTCCTGGGTCGCTTCGGCATTTTCGCCCTTGCGTCGCTTGCCCAGACTACGGTAATGGCCTTGGGCAATATGTTCTTCCTGGGCGTGCAGGTGAACGAGCCGTTGCTGTACCTGCTGTGCTTCTGGTTTGGCGGACTGGTGTTCACGTTCCTGCTGTATTCGTTCGTGGTGTCGTTTGCCAACTTGGGCAAGGCCATGGGTGTTCTGCTGCTCATTGTGCAGGTTACGGCGGGCAATGGCAGTTATCCCTTGCAGGTGCTTCCCGATGCGTTCCAGGCCGTAAGCCCCTATCTGCCTGCTACGCATATGATTGCCGCCATGCGTGCCGCCATGATGGGCGTGTATCAGAATGACTTCTGGGTGCAGCTTGGTCAGCTTGCCCTCTTCCTGGTGCCCGCCGCCTTGCTGGGCCTCGTGCTGCGCAAGCCGCTCGCGCGTTTCCTTGGCTGGTACGTGCGCAAGACGGAAGATTCCGGTCTCGTGCAGTAG
- a CDS encoding YhgE/Pip domain-containing protein, with amino-acid sequence MRLLKSPAALVVIVALIVLPSMYTWFNVLGFWDPYSNTGNLKVCVVNEDTGAYSEDMGQLDLGSQIVSNLEENTQLGWEFTDRDTAIQKVQSGEAYAAFVIPSDFSSCFTTLLSGDIQRPQLEYYVNEKLGAVSPKITDTGATSLDQTINAAFVSSASEVVTAKLDEAVDNAQADIGQARENVIARFTTAQESIASARQSASELSSSAEEALTKSADARQKLQDAKGDIAFISGSLNDVQSLTLTAQDNLATMSSTVFTNMDQGSVLASRAASNANIAVSETCSSVIAAEGSVESAIAYGESSVSQNETTIAQLKAIANALPDGQEKTSLLAAIDAMETRNQSLSSSLQNLKTISEDTKKAASDTSDAGNAANEAAQSAIANADEYRTVLATSVIPNVDSALSSIASTSGSLSSTVARQSLLIDQALAVLDQLDETLRSSKDALDQTDDLLATLQASIDTVKADVEALGTSQLFGQIFGVDGNIDSSKVADFMLSPTELTTETLYSVNCFGSAMAPLFTNLTLWIGVFMLMVILKQEVDRGDIKGLTLRQAYVGRGLFLSVLVMLQAIVCCVGNMFLGVQTVNVPLYLLTAVVASLSYLAIQYSLSVLLQHIGKGICIILVFAQIPGATGLYPVEMTPSFFQAIYPLLPFTYGINAMRETIAGFYGDHWAFCMGMLVVFFVVFTGLALIVRPYLTNLNRLFSRQIRESDIMNGEESELPARRFRLAQVISVLADREDYREQLLVSVERFAFWYPRLMRGAWILGFGVPLVVTPLLAFSGTAKLVMLTAWLVWLILIMIFLVVVEHIRDNIEHRVSAIGLTDEQLREVYSQHQSVHGTPLARAIDVLRGGGAR; translated from the coding sequence ATGCGGTTGCTTAAATCGCCCGCTGCGCTTGTCGTAATCGTCGCCCTCATCGTTCTCCCGTCTATGTATACGTGGTTCAACGTCCTGGGCTTTTGGGACCCGTATAGCAATACGGGCAATTTGAAGGTCTGCGTCGTCAACGAGGATACGGGAGCCTATTCCGAGGATATGGGTCAGCTCGACCTCGGTAGCCAGATCGTTTCGAACCTCGAGGAAAATACCCAGCTGGGCTGGGAGTTTACCGACCGCGATACCGCCATCCAGAAGGTGCAGTCGGGTGAGGCGTACGCCGCATTCGTCATTCCCTCCGATTTCAGCTCGTGCTTTACCACCCTTTTGTCGGGCGACATCCAACGCCCCCAGCTCGAGTACTACGTGAACGAGAAGCTGGGTGCCGTGTCGCCGAAGATCACCGATACGGGTGCTACCTCGCTCGACCAGACGATCAACGCCGCGTTCGTTTCGTCGGCAAGCGAAGTGGTTACCGCCAAGCTCGACGAGGCCGTTGACAATGCCCAGGCCGACATTGGCCAGGCGCGGGAAAACGTGATCGCGCGCTTCACCACGGCGCAGGAGAGCATTGCCTCGGCCCGCCAGTCTGCATCCGAGCTGTCCAGTTCCGCCGAAGAGGCGCTTACGAAGTCGGCCGATGCGCGGCAGAAGCTGCAGGATGCCAAGGGCGACATCGCGTTCATCTCCGGCTCTCTGAACGACGTCCAATCGCTTACGCTCACCGCGCAGGACAATCTGGCGACCATGTCGTCCACCGTGTTCACCAACATGGACCAGGGCTCGGTGCTTGCTTCGCGCGCGGCTTCCAATGCCAATATTGCTGTGAGCGAGACCTGCTCGTCCGTTATTGCCGCCGAGGGCTCCGTGGAAAGCGCCATCGCATATGGGGAGTCGTCCGTTTCGCAAAACGAGACGACTATCGCTCAGCTAAAGGCCATCGCCAACGCTCTACCCGATGGCCAGGAGAAGACCTCGCTGCTTGCCGCAATCGACGCCATGGAGACGCGCAACCAAAGTCTCTCCTCGTCTCTGCAGAACCTGAAGACCATCAGCGAGGATACGAAGAAGGCCGCATCCGACACGTCTGACGCGGGCAATGCGGCCAACGAAGCGGCTCAGTCGGCCATTGCGAACGCCGACGAATACCGTACGGTGCTTGCCACCTCCGTCATTCCCAACGTCGATAGCGCACTGTCCAGCATCGCCTCCACGTCTGGTTCTCTTTCCTCTACGGTGGCGCGCCAGTCTCTTCTCATCGATCAGGCGCTTGCCGTTCTCGATCAGCTCGACGAGACGCTGCGCTCTTCCAAGGACGCCCTTGACCAAACCGACGACCTGCTGGCTACGCTTCAGGCGAGCATCGATACGGTAAAGGCCGACGTAGAGGCGCTGGGTACGTCGCAGCTGTTCGGACAGATCTTTGGGGTCGATGGGAACATCGATTCATCGAAGGTGGCCGACTTCATGCTTTCGCCCACCGAGCTCACCACCGAAACGCTCTATTCCGTGAATTGCTTCGGTTCGGCCATGGCACCGTTGTTCACCAACCTTACGCTCTGGATTGGCGTGTTCATGCTCATGGTCATCCTGAAGCAAGAGGTCGATAGGGGAGACATCAAGGGGCTTACCCTGCGCCAGGCCTATGTTGGACGCGGCCTCTTCCTATCGGTGCTCGTCATGCTGCAGGCGATCGTGTGCTGCGTGGGCAACATGTTTCTGGGCGTGCAAACGGTAAACGTGCCCTTGTATTTGCTTACCGCCGTCGTGGCCTCGCTGTCCTATTTGGCCATTCAGTATTCGCTCTCCGTGCTGCTTCAGCACATTGGCAAGGGCATCTGCATCATCTTGGTATTTGCGCAGATTCCCGGCGCCACGGGCCTGTATCCCGTCGAGATGACGCCTTCGTTCTTCCAAGCCATCTACCCGCTGCTTCCGTTTACGTATGGCATCAACGCCATGCGCGAGACCATAGCCGGCTTCTATGGCGATCACTGGGCGTTCTGCATGGGCATGCTCGTTGTGTTCTTCGTCGTCTTCACGGGGCTTGCCCTTATCGTGCGTCCGTACCTCACGAACCTCAATCGCCTGTTCTCGCGTCAGATTCGCGAGAGCGACATCATGAATGGCGAGGAGTCGGAGCTGCCGGCGCGAAGGTTCCGCCTGGCTCAGGTGATCAGCGTGCTTGCCGATCGCGAAGACTACCGCGAGCAGCTGCTCGTTTCTGTGGAACGCTTTGCGTTTTGGTATCCGCGCCTCATGCGTGGTGCGTGGATTCTTGGCTTTGGCGTGCCCTTGGTGGTAACGCCCTTGTTGGCGTTTTCGGGCACGGCCAAGCTCGTGATGCTCACGGCATGGCTCGTGTGGCTCATATTGATCATGATCTTCCTGGTTGTCGTGGAGCATATTCGCGACAATATCGAGCATCGCGTGAGCGCCATCGGGCTTACCGACGAGCAGCTGCGCGAGGTGTACAGCCAGCATCAGAGCGTTCACGGTACGCCTCTGGCGCGTGCCATTGACGTGCTGCGTGGGGGTGGTGCACGATGA
- a CDS encoding putative ABC transporter permease: protein MKHAAPNGSRRQALPPLGPGLQIVRALFVLELLLAFANAAILNPAEFDYDLSLFRSVFAVISSMLSVWFISRRAAFGGPFIVVTSLLTCILMLVDEFYLGAGNEVVTSIGVIPMLAIVTFQLLIYVSAASYVAVSSRVRATLVVRLRSVTQVEKFLTAAVPVRHRMRKWPFWRDLAIYFVAFSFLGHWAEMLFCQLIAAGVFMGDYDLSNAMLWEQWLYPFSAEGIAIALVVVILHPFKEWLMKRTGGRVAIALPLSFVLIALSCTAIDFTTGITANADYHLWDYRNMPFNFMGQICLQNSLVYSIAATLIVWYVYPLMDKGMSRVPRWFADMLFWVLVSAYGFLALLHFMYLSPTGWVFG, encoded by the coding sequence ATGAAGCATGCCGCGCCAAATGGCTCGCGCCGTCAGGCTCTGCCGCCGCTGGGCCCTGGCCTGCAGATCGTGCGTGCCCTGTTCGTCTTGGAGCTCCTGCTTGCCTTCGCGAATGCGGCTATCCTGAATCCTGCCGAGTTCGATTACGACCTTTCGCTCTTTCGCTCGGTGTTCGCCGTTATTTCCTCCATGCTATCCGTTTGGTTTATTTCCAGGCGCGCTGCCTTTGGCGGGCCGTTCATCGTGGTTACCTCGCTTCTTACGTGCATTCTGATGCTCGTCGACGAGTTCTACCTTGGCGCGGGCAACGAGGTGGTCACCTCCATTGGCGTGATTCCCATGCTCGCCATTGTGACCTTTCAGCTGCTGATATACGTATCGGCGGCATCGTATGTGGCGGTGTCCAGCCGCGTGCGGGCAACGCTCGTCGTGCGCTTGCGCAGCGTTACCCAGGTCGAGAAGTTCCTCACCGCCGCCGTTCCCGTGCGCCATCGCATGCGGAAGTGGCCGTTCTGGCGTGACCTTGCCATCTACTTCGTGGCCTTCTCGTTCCTGGGGCATTGGGCGGAAATGCTGTTTTGCCAGCTCATTGCCGCGGGTGTCTTCATGGGCGACTACGATTTGAGCAATGCGATGCTTTGGGAGCAATGGCTGTATCCGTTTTCTGCCGAGGGCATCGCCATTGCATTGGTCGTCGTGATCCTGCATCCCTTCAAGGAATGGCTCATGAAGCGTACGGGTGGCCGCGTGGCCATAGCGCTGCCGCTGAGCTTCGTGCTCATCGCGCTTTCGTGTACTGCCATCGACTTCACCACGGGCATTACGGCGAATGCCGACTACCATCTATGGGATTATCGCAACATGCCCTTCAATTTCATGGGGCAGATTTGCCTGCAGAATTCGCTCGTGTATTCCATAGCCGCCACGCTGATCGTGTGGTACGTCTATCCGCTTATGGACAAGGGCATGTCGCGCGTGCCGCGATGGTTCGCCGATATGCTGTTCTGGGTACTCGTTTCTGCCTATGGCTTCCTTGCCCTGCTGCATTTCATGTATCTGAGCCCCACGGGCTGGGTGTTTGGCTAG
- a CDS encoding MATE family efflux transporter — MAQRRDRSIDMLNGPLLGKILLFALPLIITSCLQQLFNSVDSAIAGQFVSNEALAAIGATAPIVNLVVNVFVGLSVGANVAVAVRIANGSEAEIKQAVHTSMTVSIVCGLALIAVGLGATGPLLNAIATPESVMGPAAQYLGIYFIGTPFIMLYNFGSAVLRGKGDTRSPLYALAIACAVNGLLDLLFTTVVPLGVTGVALATVIAYASAAAIVLAAMMRDKGVTHLNLRQLRIARGPLSTLLKIGVPAGIQGAVFAISNLVIQAAINGFGSEAMAGSTASLNMESYSYFAVSAFAQTAVTFMGQNFATKQYGRCRRIFAICMGGSIVFTGIMGVLFAVFMQPLEALFTADALAMAFASIRMWRVAVIEFIPAFYEVPAGAMRGMGSSLMPAIITVIGTCALRLAWVGTVFAADPTFETLMNVYPISWLATGIAMMGAYFIFTYRVQKGIVAQRAERKQAKRAAKVTRIESGQKTGYRAIASKLSSHLHLSHTRKAA; from the coding sequence ATGGCGCAACGCCGCGATAGAAGCATCGACATGCTCAATGGCCCCCTGCTGGGCAAAATCCTCCTCTTCGCGCTCCCCCTCATCATCACGAGCTGCCTGCAGCAGCTATTCAATTCCGTAGACTCGGCCATCGCAGGACAATTCGTTTCCAACGAAGCCCTTGCCGCCATCGGCGCTACGGCACCCATCGTGAACCTCGTCGTCAACGTATTCGTGGGCCTTTCCGTAGGCGCAAACGTTGCCGTCGCCGTGCGCATTGCAAACGGCAGCGAAGCCGAGATCAAGCAGGCAGTGCACACGTCGATGACCGTTTCGATCGTATGCGGCCTCGCCCTCATCGCCGTGGGCCTTGGCGCAACGGGCCCCCTGCTAAACGCCATCGCCACGCCCGAATCGGTCATGGGGCCGGCGGCCCAGTATCTGGGTATCTACTTCATTGGCACGCCGTTCATCATGCTCTACAACTTCGGATCGGCCGTGCTGCGCGGCAAAGGCGACACGCGCAGCCCGCTCTATGCGCTTGCCATTGCATGCGCCGTGAACGGTCTTCTCGACTTACTGTTCACCACCGTCGTGCCCCTGGGCGTCACAGGCGTTGCCCTGGCCACGGTCATTGCCTACGCCAGCGCCGCCGCCATCGTGCTTGCGGCCATGATGCGCGACAAGGGCGTAACCCACCTGAACCTCCGCCAGCTCCGCATCGCGCGCGGCCCCCTTTCCACGCTCCTGAAGATTGGCGTGCCCGCAGGTATCCAGGGTGCTGTATTTGCCATATCCAACCTGGTTATTCAGGCCGCCATCAATGGCTTCGGGTCGGAGGCCATGGCAGGCTCCACCGCATCCCTGAACATGGAAAGCTATTCCTATTTCGCCGTATCCGCCTTTGCGCAGACGGCCGTAACCTTCATGGGGCAGAACTTCGCAACGAAGCAGTACGGGCGCTGCCGCCGCATCTTCGCCATCTGCATGGGCGGATCCATCGTATTCACGGGCATCATGGGCGTGCTCTTCGCCGTGTTCATGCAGCCCCTCGAGGCGCTCTTCACCGCCGACGCGCTGGCCATGGCATTCGCGAGCATCCGCATGTGGCGCGTCGCCGTCATCGAGTTCATCCCCGCATTCTACGAGGTACCCGCCGGCGCCATGCGCGGCATGGGATCGTCGCTCATGCCAGCCATCATCACCGTCATCGGCACCTGCGCGCTACGTCTAGCCTGGGTGGGTACGGTATTCGCCGCAGACCCCACGTTCGAGACGCTCATGAACGTCTACCCCATTTCCTGGCTTGCAACGGGCATCGCCATGATGGGCGCCTACTTCATCTTCACCTACCGCGTACAGAAGGGCATCGTTGCCCAGCGTGCGGAACGAAAGCAGGCCAAGCGTGCTGCCAAGGTCACGCGCATCGAATCGGGGCAGAAGACGGGATACCGAGCCATCGCAAGTAAGCTCTCCTCCCACCTGCACCTCTCGCACACGCGCAAGGCCGCCTAG
- a CDS encoding DUF1846 domain-containing protein, with protein MRIGFDNDKYIELQANHIRERIAQFDGKLYLEFGGKLFDDYHASRVLPGFEPDSKIRMLKSMMDDVEIIIAINANDIEKNKIRGDLGIGYDDDVLRLLDVFSSMGFMVGGVVITRYTGQPSAEAFRTRLAALGVRSCLHYPIANYPTDIEGIVSDNGFGKNEFMETTRPLVVVTAPGPGSGKMATCLSQIYHEHKRGVKAGYAKYETFPIWNLPLRHPVNIAYEAATVDLDDANAIDPFHLEAYGESTVNYNRDIEVFPVLKALMERIMGESPYQSPTDMGVNMAGLGISDDEIVREAAKREILRRYFHTSVAVKQGKAESIQIEKLRLLMNQAGVNEADFEVRTKALLKAEATGGPAGAIEMPDGHILTGKTSDLLGAASATLMNALKYAAGIGDIDVISDTAIHPICHLKTQHLGSRNPRLHSDETLLALSVSTTTNPIAEELMKHTDALRGCDAFFSVIISEADERLYKKLGINVCCEPRYELSTYYHK; from the coding sequence ATGCGCATAGGCTTTGATAACGACAAGTACATCGAACTTCAGGCAAACCACATCCGCGAACGCATTGCCCAATTCGACGGCAAGCTGTACCTGGAATTCGGCGGCAAGCTCTTCGACGACTACCATGCGAGCCGCGTACTTCCCGGATTCGAGCCCGACTCGAAGATCCGCATGCTCAAGAGCATGATGGACGACGTCGAGATCATCATCGCCATCAACGCCAACGACATCGAGAAGAACAAGATCCGCGGCGACTTGGGCATCGGCTACGACGATGACGTGCTGCGTCTGCTCGACGTCTTTTCCAGCATGGGATTCATGGTGGGCGGCGTGGTCATCACGCGCTACACCGGCCAGCCTTCCGCGGAAGCATTCCGCACCCGCCTGGCTGCTCTGGGCGTGCGCAGCTGCCTGCACTACCCCATCGCGAACTATCCCACCGATATCGAGGGCATCGTAAGCGACAACGGCTTCGGCAAGAACGAGTTCATGGAAACGACGCGTCCCCTCGTAGTGGTTACGGCCCCCGGCCCCGGTTCGGGCAAGATGGCCACCTGCCTCTCGCAGATCTACCACGAGCACAAGCGCGGCGTGAAGGCCGGCTATGCCAAGTACGAGACGTTCCCCATCTGGAACCTGCCGCTGCGTCACCCCGTGAACATTGCCTACGAAGCCGCTACGGTCGACCTCGACGACGCCAACGCCATCGACCCCTTCCACCTGGAGGCTTATGGCGAATCCACCGTCAACTACAACCGCGACATCGAAGTCTTCCCCGTGCTGAAGGCGCTCATGGAGCGCATCATGGGCGAAAGCCCCTACCAGAGCCCCACCGACATGGGCGTGAACATGGCCGGCCTGGGCATTTCCGACGACGAGATCGTTCGCGAAGCCGCCAAGCGCGAAATCCTGCGCCGCTACTTCCACACCTCGGTTGCCGTGAAGCAGGGCAAGGCGGAAAGCATACAGATCGAAAAGCTGCGCCTGCTCATGAACCAGGCGGGCGTAAACGAAGCCGACTTCGAAGTTCGCACGAAGGCTCTGCTGAAGGCCGAGGCCACGGGTGGCCCCGCGGGCGCCATCGAAATGCCCGACGGCCACATCCTCACGGGCAAGACGAGCGATCTTCTGGGTGCCGCATCGGCAACGCTCATGAACGCGCTCAAGTACGCTGCGGGCATCGGCGACATCGACGTCATCAGCGATACGGCCATTCACCCCATCTGCCACCTGAAGACGCAGCACCTGGGCAGCCGCAACCCGCGCCTGCATTCCGACGAAACGCTGCTGGCGCTTTCCGTGAGCACGACGACGAATCCCATTGCCGAGGAGCTCATGAAACACACCGACGCCCTGCGCGGTTGCGACGCGTTCTTCAGCGTCATCATCTCCGAAGCCGACGAGCGCCTGTACAAGAAGCTCGGCATCAACGTATGCTGTGAACCGCGCTACGAGCTGAGCACGTACTACCACAAATAA
- the proC gene encoding pyrroline-5-carboxylate reductase, translating to MKIGFIGAGNMASAIMGGIIESGLVDASSVFASNPSREKLDELSSRLGITPASSNSEIVRTCDVVVLAVKPAVLETVISEVATVDSDPLFISIAAGKSIEWIEASFVHARALEGNLNVFERIEGAARSVRLVRCMPNTPALVGQGMSGLCANATATEEDMRIALDIFGSCGRALPMSEQMVDVIGVVAGCTPAFTFLFIEALADAAVAEGMSRADAYQVVSQAVMGSAQLARDTGKHPGQLKDMVTSPAGTTIEGVQALEEDGFRAAAMHAVRRAMEKTRKL from the coding sequence ATGAAAATCGGCTTTATCGGTGCAGGTAATATGGCATCGGCGATCATGGGCGGCATTATCGAATCCGGCCTTGTCGACGCCTCGAGCGTATTCGCCAGCAATCCTTCTCGCGAGAAGCTCGACGAGCTTTCCTCGCGCTTGGGCATTACCCCGGCAAGCAGCAACTCCGAAATCGTGCGCACGTGCGATGTGGTGGTGCTGGCGGTCAAGCCGGCCGTGCTCGAAACGGTTATCTCGGAAGTCGCGACCGTCGATTCCGATCCTCTGTTTATCTCCATCGCCGCGGGCAAGAGCATCGAATGGATCGAAGCCTCGTTCGTGCACGCGCGTGCCTTGGAAGGCAATCTGAATGTGTTCGAGCGCATCGAGGGCGCGGCGCGCTCCGTGCGCCTCGTGCGTTGCATGCCCAACACCCCCGCGTTGGTTGGCCAGGGCATGTCGGGGCTGTGCGCCAATGCTACCGCCACCGAAGAGGACATGCGCATTGCGCTCGACATCTTCGGCTCGTGCGGTCGCGCTCTGCCGATGTCCGAGCAGATGGTCGACGTCATTGGCGTCGTTGCGGGGTGCACGCCCGCGTTCACGTTCCTGTTCATCGAAGCGCTTGCCGATGCGGCCGTTGCCGAGGGCATGTCGCGCGCCGATGCCTACCAGGTCGTTTCGCAGGCCGTTATGGGCAGCGCCCAGCTTGCGCGCGACACGGGGAAGCACCCGGGTCAGCTGAAGGATATGGTCACGTCGCCCGCGGGCACTACCATAGAAGGCGTGCAGGCGCTTGAGGAAGACGGATTCCGCGCTGCTGCCATGCATGCCGTTCGTCGCGCCATGGAGAAGACCCGGAAACTGTAG
- a CDS encoding PTS transporter subunit IIC, with protein sequence MARAGGQVAKGGQGGFRGFLSRKDIEVSFQRYAIDAMSAMAQGLFASLLMGTILNTIGSLTGVSFFNDIGAFAQAATGAAMAVAIGYALKSPGLVLFSLAAVGYASNTAGGAGGPLAVLVIAVIAAEFGKAVHGETKVDILVTPGVTILVGCGLAMAIGPWIGALASAVGGFIMWATELQPLWMGIIVSVVVGIALTLPISSAAICAALGLTGLAGGAALAGCCAQMVGFAVLSFRDNGWGGVVSQGLGTSMLQMGNIMRKPVVWVVPILVSAITGPVATCLFHMEQNGAAIASGMGTCGLVGPIGLYTGWVSGGAVPGVAEWLGMILVCFVLPAVLAWAFGILFRRLGIIREGDLKLD encoded by the coding sequence ATGGCGCGTGCTGGTGGTCAGGTAGCGAAGGGCGGGCAGGGCGGTTTCCGCGGATTCCTGTCGCGTAAGGACATCGAGGTGAGTTTTCAGCGGTATGCCATCGATGCCATGTCGGCCATGGCCCAGGGTCTGTTTGCATCGCTGCTCATGGGCACGATTCTGAACACCATCGGTTCGCTTACGGGCGTTTCGTTCTTCAACGACATCGGCGCATTTGCCCAGGCTGCCACGGGTGCTGCCATGGCCGTTGCCATTGGCTACGCACTCAAGAGCCCCGGCCTGGTTCTGTTCTCGCTTGCCGCAGTGGGCTATGCGTCCAACACCGCCGGCGGCGCGGGCGGGCCACTTGCCGTGCTCGTCATTGCCGTCATCGCCGCCGAATTCGGCAAGGCGGTCCATGGCGAAACGAAGGTGGACATCCTCGTTACCCCTGGCGTGACTATCTTGGTTGGCTGCGGCCTCGCGATGGCCATCGGTCCCTGGATTGGCGCGCTTGCCTCTGCCGTGGGCGGCTTCATCATGTGGGCTACCGAGCTCCAGCCGCTTTGGATGGGCATCATCGTTTCGGTCGTGGTGGGCATCGCTCTTACGCTGCCCATCTCCTCGGCTGCCATTTGCGCTGCCCTGGGCCTTACGGGCTTGGCCGGCGGTGCCGCGCTTGCCGGCTGCTGCGCCCAGATGGTCGGCTTTGCCGTGCTGAGCTTCCGCGATAACGGTTGGGGTGGCGTCGTTTCCCAGGGCCTGGGCACCTCGATGCTGCAGATGGGCAACATCATGCGCAAGCCCGTCGTGTGGGTCGTGCCCATCCTCGTGTCCGCCATTACCGGCCCGGTGGCAACGTGCCTGTTCCACATGGAGCAGAATGGCGCTGCCATTGCCAGCGGCATGGGCACGTGCGGTTTGGTGGGCCCCATTGGCCTGTATACGGGCTGGGTCTCGGGCGGTGCCGTGCCCGGCGTCGCGGAGTGGCTGGGTATGATCCTCGTTTGCTTCGTGCTTCCCGCCGTTCTCGCCTGGGCATTTGGCATCTTGTTCCGCCGCCTTGGCATTATTCGCGAAGGGGATTTGAAGCTTGACTAG